The following proteins are encoded in a genomic region of Brachypodium distachyon strain Bd21 chromosome 1, Brachypodium_distachyon_v3.0, whole genome shotgun sequence:
- the LOC106865656 gene encoding nuclear pore complex protein NUP62-like — MAAYQLRVAPLHPTSLFLLAAFQFLCEGFVGEPDEFIYAPTELPVSDDSGRDRYGRDAELLPIVERVKALQLAGLADLDVARTYISWRITPLQLRYRPAWMYIGPGENTRLQSAGSIPDAIRAWVKGITGEDAQFTDLLRGLHPSTSASRGCTTSDSTPAGAGKRGRTDTAPAAPSKKPRTRATASASQARTEASGAATTAAADLIPVEEEPAAGPIAPTTRAGDAAIDLTSDVENAGLRDKPEVVPVPSPAAPDTTVAAPTVATGAGPDSASPASQAGDTDPVAAPQEATPARSAVPPPDLQPSDAGVEKEVAGEWQAAPRQRDDAPPGQTVAAGVSSSSAATSSPDLSILAGATLDPITWDPSIYDQGHQFLDSIKEQQLAKDEAATPVVPEAELHRQLEDQRAEHQQALDSLATAWEKANKEHEEVLATTQARLNEKSELVSSYSTQLQALCTKLEEQAKATEDGAAASARREKELNSTKERSTHLESELSTAQGELIKMGEDNVAKAKEIARLAELVRKAKYAVALACGNHDKLAEQRRRETERLREIAQAVRELLPRFELLAVKVDGTDISTLIPFYSNMFCAWNACWRGAARMLWRCTHWR, encoded by the exons ATGGCAGCATACCAGCTCCGGGTTGCGCCTCTCCACCCcacttccctcttcctcctcgccgccttccaattcctctgcgaggggttCGTTGGG GAACCCGATGAGTTCATCTACGCGCCCACCGAGCTACCGGTGAGCGACGACAGTGGGCGGGACCGCTACGGCCGCGACGCagagctcctccccatcgtcgagAGGGTCAAGGCCCTGCAACTAGCGGGGCTCGCTGATCttgacgtggcgcgcacctacatcagcTGGCGCATcacgccgctgcagctgcggtatcgccccgcgtggatgtacataGGGCCAGGGGAGAACACGCGCCTCCAGAGCGCGGGCTCGATCCCGGATGCGATCcgggcgtgggtgaaggggatcaccggcgaggatgccCAATTCACGGATCTGCTCCGGGGGCTCCATCCCTCCACGTCGGCGTCGCGGGGCTGCACAACATC GGACAGCACCCCGGctggagccggcaagagggggaggacgGACACTGCACCCGCCGCGCCaagcaagaagccgcgcacccgggcTACTGCCAGTGCCAGTCAGGCTCGCACGGaagccagcggcgccgccaccacggcTGCCGCCGACCTGATtccagtggaggaggagcccgcagcAG GACCAATTGCGCCCACAACGAGGGCGGGCGACGCGGCGATCGACCTCACCTCTGACGTCGAGAACGCAGGGTTGAGGGACAAGCCAGAGGTGGTTCCCGTGccaagccccgccgccccagacacaacggtggcggcgcccaccGTCGCTACTGGAGCGGGGCCCGACAGCGCGTCCCCGGCCTCGCAGGCCGGAGACACGGATCCCGTGGCTGCTCCACAGGAGGCGACTCCTGCCAGGAGCGCGGTTCCTCCACCAGACCTGCAACCTTCGGACGCAGGGGTGGAGAAGGAAGTGGCAGGGGAGTGGCAGGCGGCCCCCCGGCAACGGGACGATGCTCCTCCCGGCCAAACCGTTGCGGCAGGAgtttcgtcgtcgtccgccgctaCCTCCAGCCCAGACCTCAGCATTCTTGCCGGGGCGACTCTGGACCCAATCACATGGGACCCGAGCATCTACGACCAGGGGCACCAATTCCTCGActccatcaaggagcagcaactg GCCAAGGACGAGGCCGCAACACCAGTCGTCCCCGAGGCAGAGCTCCATCGGCAACTGGAGGACCAGCGCGCCGAACACCAGCAAGCACTGGACTCACTGGCCACGGCATgggagaaggccaacaaggagcacgaggaggtgcttgcTACTAcccaagctcgcctcaacgagaagagcgagctggtcagtAGCTACTCCACCCAGCTCCAGGCGCTGTGcacgaagctggaggagcaggccaaggctACGGAGGATGGCgcagcggcgtcggcgcggcgagagaaggagctcaattcCACCAAGGAACGGAGCACCCATCTCGAGTCGGAATTGTCCACCGCCCAGGGCGAGCTCAtcaagatgggcgaggacaatgtggccaaggccaaggagatcgcgcGGCTCGCGGAGCTCGTCCGCAAGGCCAAGTACGCGGTGGCGCTGGCATGCGGCAACCACGACAAgctggcggagcagcggcggagggagaccgaGAGGCTGCGcgagatcgcccaggccgTGCGTGAGTTGCTGCCAAGGTTCGAGCTGCTGGCCGtgaaggtggacggcacggataTCAGCACCCTCATCCCGTTCTACTCcaacatg TTCTGCGCTTGGAACGCCTGCTGGAGGGGCGCGGCAAGGATGCTGTGGCGGTGCACCCATTGGCGCTGA